From a region of the Sporanaerobacter acetigenes DSM 13106 genome:
- a CDS encoding stalk domain-containing protein yields the protein MFKNGRFKKVLVITMLAILVLSTVALAADNIYVKKLTATHGRIKFKVDGKDVTSEIENKYGSPAFVVHEYGSRAYVPVRAIADLMGLEVKYDDSTHTAEIIDTKSEQYEAEIEKKDKEIEELKKEIEKLKKNVVEETDLKAVEKKLNNNYGTYKDVDFDITLKESTNRIDVDIRMDLRDGRQESAWNKMGYNNKKDMIEDITDIISKEFTNVDIYGSIYDEFYKKDAMTFSKKRDSKVNISYDGRTADRYGYDEYDKYIDGIVYDEFKEKGIRDARLSRLDVDNRRISFEIDLYSDSETQFNELTSAQIAGILDRVSDKMIRYYDYDYRDRYYDDYYIVGHIYIGNYDKGEYYRVNSRAEGTFTKTAR from the coding sequence ATGTTTAAAAATGGTAGGTTTAAAAAGGTATTAGTAATCACAATGTTAGCGATATTAGTACTAAGTACTGTGGCATTAGCTGCTGACAATATCTATGTAAAAAAACTTACAGCTACTCATGGTAGAATTAAGTTTAAAGTTGATGGCAAAGATGTGACCAGTGAAATAGAAAACAAATATGGTTCACCTGCCTTTGTTGTTCATGAATACGGTAGCCGTGCTTATGTTCCTGTAAGGGCTATTGCTGATTTGATGGGTTTGGAAGTCAAGTATGATGATAGTACACATACAGCAGAGATTATAGATACCAAATCTGAACAATATGAGGCAGAAATAGAAAAGAAAGATAAGGAAATTGAAGAACTTAAAAAAGAAATTGAAAAATTAAAGAAGAATGTTGTAGAAGAAACAGATCTTAAAGCTGTAGAGAAAAAATTAAACAATAATTATGGTACTTATAAAGATGTGGATTTTGACATAACATTAAAGGAAAGTACAAATAGAATAGATGTAGATATAAGAATGGATTTAAGAGACGGCAGACAAGAGAGTGCTTGGAACAAAATGGGGTACAATAACAAAAAAGATATGATAGAAGATATAACAGATATCATATCTAAAGAATTCACCAATGTAGATATTTATGGCTCAATATACGATGAATTCTATAAAAAAGATGCCATGACATTTAGCAAAAAGAGAGATAGCAAAGTAAATATTTCTTATGATGGTAGGACAGCAGATAGGTATGGATATGATGAATATGATAAATATATAGATGGTATAGTATATGATGAATTCAAAGAAAAGGGAATAAGGGATGCTCGTTTAAGTAGACTGGATGTTGATAATCGAAGAATTTCTTTTGAGATTGATCTTTATAGTGATAGTGAAACTCAATTTAATGAACTTACTTCGGCTCAGATAGCAGGGATTTTGGATAGAGTATCCGATAAAATGATTCGTTACTATGACTATGATTATCGTGACCGTTACTATGATGACTATTATATAGTAGGACATATATATATAGGAAACTATGATAAAGGTGAATATTATAGAGTCAATAGTAGAGCGGAAGGAACCTTTACTAAGACTGCAAGATAG
- a CDS encoding S41 family peptidase, with the protein MKRNNMFKKTIALFLVLIILSVPLVSYGEGQDTLEDNLLYFYQVKELVKDNYAFDINDNELIQGAIKGLFYFLDDYSNYYTKAEFEELLGSVSGNFVGVGIVVSEQDGYVVVVEPVEGSPAYKAGMKSKDKVISVDGKNTIGLSSKDVVALIKGEKGTKVKIGVKREGQASPIYFTLTRDEIKLNPISYKILDKNIGYIKINQFNENTNENLIPVLKEFDKKNISKIIIDLRDNPGGLLGEIVEVSRHFVPKGPIVHIKYKNKIEQTYYSELPKTKYKLVVLVNKNSASASEIFAGAVQDTKAGTIVGVTTFGKGTVQEILPLSNGDGMKLTVAEYLTPKKRSINGKGVVPDVVVEANSSAGTKDPQLEKAMKILQ; encoded by the coding sequence GTGAAAAGAAACAATATGTTTAAAAAGACCATTGCTTTGTTTTTGGTACTCATCATTTTATCTGTACCACTAGTATCTTATGGAGAAGGGCAAGATACATTGGAGGACAATCTACTCTATTTTTATCAAGTAAAAGAGCTTGTAAAAGATAACTATGCCTTCGATATAAATGACAATGAACTTATACAGGGAGCAATAAAGGGGCTATTTTATTTTTTAGATGACTATAGCAACTATTATACAAAGGCTGAATTTGAAGAGCTTTTGGGAAGTGTCTCTGGAAATTTTGTAGGAGTAGGGATAGTGGTTTCAGAACAAGATGGCTATGTAGTTGTAGTAGAACCTGTAGAGGGAAGTCCAGCCTACAAAGCAGGAATGAAATCTAAGGACAAAGTGATTTCAGTAGATGGGAAAAATACAATAGGCCTTTCTTCTAAAGATGTAGTAGCACTCATAAAAGGTGAAAAAGGAACAAAAGTCAAAATAGGAGTTAAAAGAGAAGGACAAGCCTCCCCTATTTATTTTACATTGACAAGGGATGAAATAAAACTAAATCCTATTAGCTACAAAATCCTTGACAAAAATATAGGGTATATAAAAATCAATCAATTTAATGAAAATACTAATGAAAATCTAATACCAGTATTAAAAGAATTTGACAAGAAAAATATTTCTAAAATAATTATAGATTTGAGGGACAACCCTGGAGGACTTTTAGGAGAAATAGTAGAAGTTTCAAGACACTTTGTGCCAAAGGGACCTATAGTTCATATAAAATATAAAAACAAAATAGAACAAACCTATTATTCAGAACTTCCAAAGACTAAATATAAATTAGTTGTACTTGTAAATAAAAATTCAGCTAGTGCTTCAGAAATATTTGCAGGAGCAGTCCAAGACACAAAGGCAGGAACTATTGTAGGGGTTACCACTTTTGGAAAGGGAACAGTGCAGGAAATCCTACCTCTATCCAATGGAGATGGAATGAAACTCACAGTAGCCGAATACTTGACACCTAAAAAGAGGAGCATCAATGGAAAAGGTGTAGTACCAGATGTAGTAGTAGAGGCAAACTCATCTGCCGGTACCAAAGATCCGCAACTAGAAAAAGCAATGAAAATACTCCAGTAA
- a CDS encoding FG-GAP repeat domain-containing protein produces MLKRLIPILIAIAILMSSIVSADGFREKEDNINLLIIHSKDSSNYLDVYQNYNQSLIPNLKLESISIDRVGNMDLSKYHIVYLDKSIKGKDDFKANKHMLMSYVRNGGYLFLENSFYDEFPKEFIGVSGFGKLENFPTYVKYPEVKENFKGIQELFKTFHDEINSFYDPNTLNSLNLGVGFVPSTAKPLATSGELTLLGINNVGSGCVFLSSGIIPNEDFITGFDMKAKDKSQSYFNYTFATGNYLFRNEFVSTVSKEIYGYSVEKVLGTYGRPAMAWQNHFEVLSAVKNGSMEKWIDVLKEYDEIPSYSLARSLFEWGSWKESIIAHTNVGTTGKPAFIGEEENSHYSSGKHLETEKDYVSIATYPQYKNLYAEIELPYRAYPDLGDLNGDGTLDIVSGSANGYVYVFLGKEDGEGLQYENREFLNNENEKPINVGSYSAPILYDLNRDGKLDLIVGNQNGQIISFINIGDMKFKKDKILLEEKNFQNVSPTIGDLDGDGVEDLILGNSKGELYFYKGKKNEDGLVFDKKGMKFNVKLDSYSAPRIVDYDGDGKVEIVVGSKDGYIKVYKNRFPKLVDSGYIEGKTLNPFKNKSLWGGYYSVPAFGDINKDGRIDLLVGQIEFGLPKPIDSSIFPYKKQLENAIDYANKNYIEFYPHTYFHSYKSYTQERKELELHKEAFEYYGIPWEKLGTNQHTWRINNISPTQSFHSEIQEGIKWNSGFRPSQKAGEPSLSRDYIWAMPFYLSNGEKVEDFILFNPAPNIPIHESAYKSISSLDLPITYFYHMEYAVQEEKGLKDLRYKASFLNNLRNKYDYNFMTENQMFETFSSVMNGDVHISRVEKDGKISFTFTPSNANENVLGIKFEPGEALEDKDFFVDGDIYIRKGKNLYIGLNRKVNLIEGKVEDSPHIERVNVPVDIQYEEEYMEIKLKKKGLQQVKIYAPKGIEVLNEDFEIKNEGNSYIFTRYGDETTLKLKLE; encoded by the coding sequence ATGCTGAAAAGATTGATTCCAATACTCATTGCAATAGCTATACTTATGTCTTCCATAGTTAGTGCGGATGGATTTAGAGAAAAGGAAGACAATATAAATTTACTCATTATACACAGCAAAGATTCATCAAATTATCTAGATGTATATCAAAACTATAATCAAAGTTTGATACCAAATTTGAAACTTGAAAGTATTTCTATAGATAGAGTAGGAAATATGGACTTGTCTAAATATCACATAGTGTATTTAGATAAATCTATAAAAGGAAAAGATGATTTTAAAGCAAACAAACATATGCTAATGAGCTATGTAAGAAATGGAGGCTATTTGTTTTTGGAAAATAGCTTCTATGATGAATTTCCAAAAGAGTTTATAGGGGTTTCTGGGTTTGGAAAACTGGAAAACTTCCCCACCTATGTGAAGTATCCAGAAGTTAAGGAGAATTTTAAGGGAATTCAAGAACTTTTTAAAACTTTTCATGATGAAATAAATTCTTTTTATGACCCAAACACCCTAAACAGTTTGAACTTAGGGGTAGGATTTGTGCCATCTACAGCTAAGCCTTTGGCTACTAGTGGTGAATTGACACTCCTTGGTATAAACAATGTGGGAAGTGGATGTGTATTTTTATCTAGTGGCATAATTCCCAATGAGGATTTCATTACAGGCTTTGATATGAAGGCAAAGGACAAATCCCAAAGCTATTTCAACTATACCTTTGCTACGGGAAATTATCTTTTTAGAAATGAATTCGTATCAACTGTGTCTAAAGAAATATATGGCTATTCTGTGGAAAAGGTGCTGGGGACCTATGGAAGACCAGCTATGGCTTGGCAAAATCATTTTGAAGTACTATCTGCAGTAAAAAATGGCTCCATGGAAAAGTGGATAGATGTACTCAAAGAATATGATGAAATTCCATCCTATTCTCTAGCACGAAGTTTATTTGAATGGGGAAGTTGGAAAGAAAGCATAATAGCCCATACAAATGTTGGAACTACAGGGAAACCAGCCTTTATTGGAGAAGAAGAAAATTCTCATTATTCTTCAGGGAAACATTTAGAGACAGAAAAAGATTATGTGTCCATAGCAACATATCCACAGTACAAAAATCTCTATGCAGAAATAGAACTACCTTATAGAGCTTATCCAGATTTGGGAGATTTAAATGGAGATGGGACACTAGATATAGTATCTGGAAGTGCCAATGGATATGTATATGTATTTTTAGGCAAAGAAGATGGAGAAGGACTACAATATGAAAATAGAGAATTTCTAAATAATGAAAATGAAAAGCCCATAAATGTAGGCTCATATTCTGCTCCAATACTTTATGATTTAAATAGAGATGGGAAATTGGATTTAATAGTTGGTAACCAAAATGGGCAAATCATTTCCTTTATAAATATAGGAGATATGAAATTTAAAAAAGATAAAATTCTTTTAGAAGAAAAGAATTTTCAAAATGTATCTCCAACTATAGGAGATTTAGATGGAGATGGAGTAGAAGATTTAATTTTGGGAAATTCAAAAGGAGAACTATACTTCTACAAAGGGAAAAAGAATGAAGATGGGCTAGTATTTGACAAAAAAGGTATGAAGTTCAATGTCAAATTAGATTCATATTCTGCACCAAGAATTGTAGACTATGATGGAGATGGAAAAGTAGAAATAGTAGTAGGTTCAAAAGATGGCTATATAAAGGTATATAAAAATAGATTTCCAAAGCTTGTAGATAGTGGCTATATAGAAGGAAAGACTTTGAATCCATTTAAAAACAAAAGTTTATGGGGAGGGTACTATTCTGTACCAGCCTTCGGAGATATAAATAAAGATGGGAGAATAGATTTATTGGTAGGTCAAATAGAATTTGGACTTCCCAAACCTATAGATTCATCTATATTTCCATATAAAAAACAATTGGAAAATGCTATTGACTATGCAAACAAAAATTATATAGAATTTTATCCTCATACCTATTTTCACAGCTACAAAAGCTATACTCAAGAAAGAAAAGAACTTGAGCTTCACAAAGAAGCTTTTGAATACTATGGTATACCTTGGGAAAAGCTAGGGACCAATCAACATACTTGGAGGATAAACAATATAAGCCCTACTCAGTCTTTCCATAGTGAGATTCAAGAGGGTATAAAGTGGAATTCAGGTTTTAGGCCTAGTCAAAAGGCAGGAGAACCTAGTCTTTCTAGGGACTATATTTGGGCAATGCCATTTTATCTTTCCAATGGAGAAAAGGTTGAGGATTTCATACTATTTAATCCTGCACCCAATATACCTATACATGAGAGTGCCTACAAGAGCATATCTTCTTTGGATTTGCCTATTACCTATTTTTATCATATGGAATATGCAGTGCAGGAAGAAAAAGGTCTTAAAGATTTAAGATATAAAGCATCTTTTTTGAACAATTTGAGGAATAAATATGACTACAATTTCATGACAGAAAATCAGATGTTTGAAACCTTTTCATCTGTCATGAATGGAGATGTTCATATATCTAGAGTAGAAAAAGATGGGAAAATATCTTTTACATTTACTCCTTCAAATGCTAATGAAAATGTTCTTGGTATAAAATTTGAACCAGGAGAAGCATTAGAGGATAAGGACTTTTTTGTTGATGGAGATATATATATTAGGAAAGGAAAAAATTTATACATTGGTTTAAATAGAAAAGTAAATTTAATTGAAGGCAAAGTAGAAGATTCTCCTCATATAGAAAGGGTCAATGTACCAGTAGACATTCAATATGAAGAGGAATATATGGAAATAAAGCTGAAGAAAAAAGGACTTCAACAAGTTAAGATATATGCACCAAAGGGTATAGAAGTACTAAATGAAGATTTTGAAATAAAAAATGAAGGAAATTCATATATCTTCACAAGATATGGAGATGAAACTACTCTAAAATTAAAACTAGAGTAA
- a CDS encoding S-layer homology domain-containing protein — MKKHIAFFLALILLLSPMESFAINIPGYEGGIQNESIYKEVIFVTGEPIVLEGTLEIKTKMKNDTITEQYTYKLSNIAKDAKLSRTIKLSEKLDTKGNQTTSKKTLDGYKETLTIGKKKYEVKDENYQWNQGTVVHNTPLVGYHAGDWSARKTYIVDKGKESITVQTVGNLVGYDSPWSATETQTLDYTINYENKIDKKRNWEGTASLEASYNMTKDYEYVDNVPNQISFKGGFLLTEKQDNVLKYSYDLPRFKEETMLNGRNTGKDSFSIDTNPIITRLNIPAVRDVLGLPNEKDMLLLASMEALPLGSTYLGPSSSMSRGDFARAIVNSMNIPLEKEEENTKKKKKNQEEKLPTYIDVGKNHRNYDYIETVTKRGIMEGVGRGKFEPDKYLTRAEATTILIRMLGFQNLAPIKNYSTGYKDNGSIPAWAKDHVYVAKMLGIIEKDPYFYPNTDITKAEASELIVNFINYLQKSLKYDYRENILNN, encoded by the coding sequence ATGAAAAAACATATAGCTTTCTTCCTAGCTTTGATATTACTCCTAAGTCCTATGGAATCCTTTGCTATAAATATTCCGGGGTATGAAGGTGGAATACAAAATGAAAGCATCTACAAAGAAGTCATATTTGTCACAGGAGAGCCTATAGTATTGGAGGGTACCCTTGAAATAAAGACAAAAATGAAAAATGATACCATCACAGAGCAGTATACTTACAAGCTTTCGAATATAGCCAAAGATGCAAAACTTAGTAGAACTATAAAACTTAGTGAAAAATTAGATACAAAGGGAAATCAAACTACATCTAAAAAGACTTTGGATGGATATAAAGAAACTTTGACTATAGGAAAGAAAAAATATGAAGTAAAAGATGAAAACTATCAGTGGAATCAAGGAACGGTAGTTCACAATACCCCATTGGTGGGATACCATGCAGGGGATTGGTCTGCAAGAAAAACCTATATAGTGGATAAAGGCAAAGAAAGCATTACAGTACAGACTGTAGGGAATCTAGTAGGCTATGACAGCCCTTGGTCTGCTACTGAAACCCAAACTTTAGACTATACCATAAACTATGAAAACAAGATTGACAAAAAAAGAAATTGGGAAGGAACTGCTTCTCTTGAGGCTTCCTACAATATGACCAAGGATTATGAATATGTAGACAATGTACCAAATCAAATTAGTTTCAAAGGGGGATTTTTGCTTACTGAAAAACAAGACAATGTTCTTAAATACTCCTATGATCTTCCAAGATTTAAAGAAGAGACTATGTTGAATGGAAGAAATACAGGGAAAGATAGTTTCTCAATAGATACAAATCCTATTATTACTCGCCTCAACATACCAGCTGTAAGAGATGTCCTAGGACTCCCCAATGAGAAGGATATGCTACTTTTAGCCAGTATGGAGGCGCTACCTCTTGGCAGCACTTATTTAGGGCCATCCTCATCTATGAGTAGAGGGGATTTTGCCAGAGCTATTGTCAATTCCATGAATATACCTTTGGAAAAAGAAGAGGAAAATACTAAAAAGAAAAAGAAGAATCAAGAAGAAAAACTTCCTACATATATAGATGTAGGGAAAAATCATAGAAATTATGATTATATAGAAACAGTGACAAAGAGAGGAATCATGGAAGGAGTAGGAAGGGGCAAATTTGAACCAGACAAGTATCTTACAAGAGCCGAAGCAACTACTATTTTAATTAGAATGTTGGGATTTCAAAACCTTGCACCTATAAAAAATTATTCAACAGGCTACAAAGACAATGGTAGTATCCCAGCTTGGGCCAAGGACCATGTATATGTAGCAAAGATGCTTGGTATCATAGAAAAAGATCCATATTTCTATCCAAATACAGACATCACTAAAGCTGAAGCATCAGAGTTAATTGTCAATTTCATAAATTATCTTCAAAAGAGCTTAAAATATGACTATAGGGAAAATATATTGAACAATTAA